In Peptostreptococcus equinus, the DNA window ATGAGGAAAATCTTGACAAGTTGAATTATATGGCGAATAAAAGTGTAGATTATGTAAATCATAAAGCCTTAGAAGGTGCTATGCTTGCTCATACGGATGGTCAAGTACCTAATTTAATGATTAATATTGAAAGACTTGATGAATATAATTTCGGAAAGCTAATTTACTTCTTTGAAAAAGCTTGTGCGATAAATGGATATATGATGGATATTAATCCATTTGACCAACCCGGTGTTGAAGACTATAAAACCAATATGTTTGCACTACTTGGAAAACCGGGTTATGAAGATAAATCTGATGAATTAAAGGAAAGAATAAAGGGTATATAAATTAAATAGTTGTCGGGGATAGGTATAATAGTTATGCCTATCTTTTTTATTAATTTTAAGTTATTTTTAAGACTGAGGGAATAAAATTAGATAAATAGATTTTGCAAGGAGGAATCAAATGAAGTTTAAAAGTATAATAGGTCTTTTAATTGTAGCAATATTTTCATCTATATTTTCAAGTATGACAACAGTAAATTATCTTGAAAAAAAGAATATGATAAATCAAAGTCAGGCAAATAAAAGCATGGATAGCAAGAGGAATACTATCAATATACAATCAAATAACAGTGGTAAAAGTCAAAATATATACCAAGCAGTTGCCCAAAAAGCTTCTCCGTCGGTAGTAGGTATAGTATCACAAACAGTATCAGAAGATAATTTTTTTTCTAGTGGACAAGTACAGGCAGGTTCTGGAACTGGTATTGTAGTGGATAAAAGGGGTTATATACTTACAAATTCACATGTGATATCTGATGGTAATGCACAAAAAGTAGATGTACTATTTAATGATAAGAAAACTAGTTCAGGTAAAGTAATTTGGAATGATATTAATATTGATCTTGCTATATTAAAGGTAGATAGAAATGACCTTATACCTGCAGAGCTTGGAGATAGTGATAAGCTCAATGTAGGTGATATTTCCATTGCTATAGGTAATCCATTGGGAACAGACTTTATGTATTCTGTAACGCAAGGAATTATCAGTGGTTTGGATAGAGATATAAGTATTCAAGGTGGAAATATGTCGGGATTAATACAGACTGACGCAAGTATAAATCCAGGAAACAGTGGTGGCCCCTTACTTAATCAAGATGGTCAGGTGATAGGCATAAATACTGTAAAAGCAAATGCAGATAATCTTGGTTTTGCAATACCTATAAATACAGCTAAAAATGTAGTAAAAAGAGTAGTTGACGAAAGAAATTATGAAAGAGCTTTATTAGGTGTATCTGGTATTGACGTGAAAACTTATGAATCTTATACAGGAGAAAGCTTAGGACTTGATAGCGGTATAATAATTAGAAGAGTTCAAGGTGGAACTATAGCTCAAAAAGCAGGGCTTAAAAAGAATGATATAATCTTAAAAATAGGAGACACTGATATAAAGAACATGGGGGATGTGAGTAAGAAAATGTACTCGTATTCAAAGGGAGACAAGGATACTATAACAGTAAATAGATCTGGAAAAACTATTAAGTTGAATTTTTCTTTATAATCTTTATAATAAATAATCTTTATAATCTTTATAATAAATAATAAAAATTCATTCTAAAAAAGCTATAAAAAATTATTACTAATAAATATAAAATATAACAATACAAAAAAATAGAGGCATTTGCCTCTATTTTTTATATATAAATTAATTATATATACTAATATTAAATACATTTAAAAATTTTACACTAATAATTAGTTAATTTATGTGCTTTCATAACAGGATCTGCATATTTTACTACTATACCTATAAAAATACCAGTTACTAAGGAAGCGCCAAGCATCATAGGAAGTAAAGACATTATTGCAAGGTTAATTATAATTATTGAAGCCACTAATAACTGCCCAATATTATGAAGTATTGCTCCAAAAATGCTCACACCTATAGTAGAAAATCCTTTTAATTTTAATGCAAGTTGCATACCTATTAAGCTGAAATATCCTCCAGCTATGCTAAATAATAATGTAGATGCTGGTCCGGCAAATACTGTTGAAAGTATTATTCTAATACTTAATATTTTGAAAGTATCTTT includes these proteins:
- a CDS encoding S1C family serine protease, whose product is MKFKSIIGLLIVAIFSSIFSSMTTVNYLEKKNMINQSQANKSMDSKRNTINIQSNNSGKSQNIYQAVAQKASPSVVGIVSQTVSEDNFFSSGQVQAGSGTGIVVDKRGYILTNSHVISDGNAQKVDVLFNDKKTSSGKVIWNDINIDLAILKVDRNDLIPAELGDSDKLNVGDISIAIGNPLGTDFMYSVTQGIISGLDRDISIQGGNMSGLIQTDASINPGNSGGPLLNQDGQVIGINTVKANADNLGFAIPINTAKNVVKRVVDERNYERALLGVSGIDVKTYESYTGESLGLDSGIIIRRVQGGTIAQKAGLKKNDIILKIGDTDIKNMGDVSKKMYSYSKGDKDTITVNRSGKTIKLNFSL
- a CDS encoding Gx transporter family protein codes for the protein MQNGRTKKLIMLSLMVAYSLALYILETIIPNPLLAIFPGAKLGLSNIITLLCLINFGFKDTFKILSIRIILSTVFAGPASTLLFSIAGGYFSLIGMQLALKLKGFSTIGVSIFGAILHNIGQLLVASIIIINLAIMSLLPMMLGASLVTGIFIGIVVKYADPVMKAHKLTNY